A single window of Intrasporangium calvum DSM 43043 DNA harbors:
- a CDS encoding NADH-quinone oxidoreductase subunit A has translation MSGYVVVAAVIGAGLLLVTAAMIARRLFAPHVPHLAKLTTYESGVDPVGEGWAQTKVRYFVFSFLYVVFAVDAIYLFPWAHVLRSPDLGVASLVEMTIFIAVIVLGLAHAARRGLLRWV, from the coding sequence ATGTCCGGTTATGTCGTCGTCGCTGCTGTCATCGGAGCTGGGCTACTGCTCGTGACGGCCGCGATGATCGCCCGACGCCTGTTCGCACCCCACGTGCCCCACCTGGCCAAGCTCACGACCTACGAGTCAGGTGTGGACCCGGTGGGCGAGGGGTGGGCGCAGACGAAGGTGCGCTACTTCGTCTTCTCCTTCCTCTACGTCGTCTTCGCGGTGGACGCCATATACCTGTTCCCCTGGGCCCATGTGCTGCGGTCGCCGGATCTCGGCGTCGCCAGCCTCGTCGAGATGACGATCTTCATCGCCGTGATCGTCCTCGGCCTGGCCCATGCGGCCCGCCGCGGTCTGCTGAGGTGGGTGTGA
- a CDS encoding NADH-quinone oxidoreductase subunit B, whose amino-acid sequence MSEPVALPMPMIRPVEGRMGVLGEHAPKPIKVLLNWGRRYSLWVFNFGLACCAIEFIATSMARHDFMRLGVIPFAPGPRQADLMIVSGTVTDKMAPAIRRLYDQMPEPKYVISFGACANSGGPYWDSYSVTKGVDTVIPVDVYVPGCPPRPEALLHGIIRLQEQIAQERLSAAKVRGRYAGTRLATAGDVNRPLVGKPAAAPEASVAPGPRAAGEATGDRS is encoded by the coding sequence ATGTCGGAGCCGGTCGCGCTGCCGATGCCGATGATCCGGCCCGTCGAAGGCCGGATGGGAGTTCTCGGCGAGCACGCCCCCAAGCCGATCAAGGTTCTCCTCAACTGGGGTCGGCGCTACTCGCTCTGGGTCTTCAACTTCGGCCTGGCCTGCTGCGCCATCGAGTTCATCGCCACCTCGATGGCTCGGCACGACTTCATGCGACTCGGGGTCATCCCCTTCGCACCCGGACCCCGCCAGGCCGACCTGATGATCGTCTCGGGCACGGTCACCGACAAGATGGCCCCGGCGATCCGCCGCCTCTACGACCAGATGCCGGAGCCGAAGTACGTCATCTCGTTCGGTGCCTGCGCCAACTCGGGCGGCCCCTACTGGGACTCGTACTCCGTGACGAAGGGAGTCGACACGGTGATCCCGGTCGACGTCTACGTGCCCGGCTGCCCCCCGCGGCCGGAGGCACTGCTGCACGGCATCATCCGCCTCCAGGAGCAGATCGCGCAGGAGCGGCTGTCAGCAGCGAAGGTTCGCGGCCGGTACGCCGGCACCCGACTCGCGACAGCGGGCGACGTGAACCGTCCGCTGGTGGGCAAGCCTGCGGCTGCTCCGGAGGCGTCCGTTGCTCCTGGACCGCGAGCCGCCGGCGAAGCGACCGGTGACCGCTCGTGA
- a CDS encoding NADH-quinone oxidoreductase subunit C — MKVTAVRDVPFGEWSSTVLVLRDEGYSFFDWLTAVDQTDATAETQGEDAVAGFDIYCHLARVAAPGSLESVLLRTRAPEGLPVPSITGAFPGAAWHERETFEMFGIEFDGFTDRSGEGLRPLLLPDGFEGYPLRKSFVLTSRASKPWPGAKEPGEGHGGGAPSRRRVQAPGVPGPEWGPR; from the coding sequence GTGAAGGTCACCGCCGTCCGCGACGTCCCCTTCGGTGAGTGGTCCTCGACGGTCCTCGTGCTGCGTGACGAGGGCTACTCGTTCTTCGACTGGCTGACGGCCGTCGACCAGACCGACGCCACGGCGGAGACGCAGGGTGAGGACGCCGTCGCCGGTTTCGACATCTACTGCCACCTGGCGAGGGTCGCTGCGCCGGGGTCGCTCGAGTCCGTGCTCCTGCGCACCCGTGCACCCGAGGGGCTGCCCGTCCCCTCGATCACCGGAGCGTTCCCCGGGGCTGCCTGGCACGAGCGCGAGACCTTCGAGATGTTCGGGATCGAGTTCGACGGTTTCACCGACCGGAGCGGCGAGGGCCTTCGGCCGCTGCTCCTGCCCGACGGTTTCGAGGGCTACCCGCTTCGCAAGTCCTTCGTCCTCACGTCGCGCGCCTCGAAGCCGTGGCCCGGGGCGAAGGAGCCGGGCGAGGGTCATGGCGGTGGGGCCCCGAGCCGCCGCCGCGTCCAAGCACCCGGCGTGCCCGGGCCGGAGTGGGGGCCCCGATGA